The following proteins come from a genomic window of Limosilactobacillus reuteri:
- the der gene encoding ribosome biogenesis GTPase Der, with the protein MANPIVAVVGRPNVGKSTLFNRIAGERISIVEDTPGVTRDRIYAHAEWLGKHFSMIDTGGIEISDQPLLTQIRQQAEIAIDEADVIIFVADVENGVTDADEQVARILYRSNKPVVLAVNKVDNPERRSDIYDYYSLGLGEPYAVSSVHGIGMGDLLDAVIKEFPDNAANDEDDSIHFSFIGRPNVGKSSLVNAILGENRVIVSNVAGTTHDAINTQFETADGQKFTMVDTAGIRKKGKIYENTERYSLMRSMRAIDDSDVVLVVLNAEEGIRELDKHIAGYAHEAGCGVIIVVNKWDTLKEKDHRTMTDFTNLIRQEFQYLSYAPIVFVSAKTKQRLNQLPGLIEEVYQHHRQRIQSAVLNDVLMDAIAANPTPTQNGRRLRVYYGTQVATEPPTFVIFVNDPELMHFSYERYLENQIRKAFDFSGTPIHLIKRQRQ; encoded by the coding sequence TTGGCAAATCCAATCGTAGCAGTTGTTGGTCGTCCGAACGTTGGAAAATCAACATTATTCAATCGTATTGCAGGAGAACGGATTTCAATTGTTGAAGATACTCCTGGTGTTACTCGAGATCGTATTTATGCTCATGCTGAATGGTTAGGAAAACATTTTAGCATGATTGATACTGGTGGGATTGAAATATCAGATCAACCATTATTAACACAGATCCGTCAACAAGCAGAAATTGCTATTGATGAAGCAGATGTAATAATCTTTGTTGCCGATGTAGAAAACGGAGTGACTGATGCTGATGAGCAAGTAGCACGAATTTTATATCGCTCTAATAAACCAGTGGTCCTAGCTGTTAATAAAGTTGATAATCCAGAACGACGTAGTGATATTTATGATTATTATTCCCTTGGTTTAGGTGAACCTTATGCAGTGTCAAGTGTTCACGGGATCGGAATGGGTGACCTTTTGGATGCTGTTATTAAAGAGTTTCCTGATAACGCCGCTAATGATGAAGACGACTCCATTCATTTTAGCTTTATCGGTCGTCCTAATGTTGGAAAATCATCACTAGTTAACGCAATTTTAGGTGAGAACCGGGTAATTGTATCTAACGTTGCCGGAACTACCCATGATGCCATTAATACTCAATTTGAAACAGCAGATGGACAAAAATTTACAATGGTTGATACTGCTGGAATTCGCAAAAAAGGAAAAATTTATGAGAACACTGAGCGTTATTCATTAATGCGTTCCATGCGAGCAATTGATGATAGTGATGTTGTCCTTGTTGTCCTGAATGCAGAAGAAGGTATTCGCGAATTAGATAAGCATATTGCTGGATATGCCCACGAAGCAGGATGTGGGGTTATTATTGTTGTTAATAAGTGGGATACATTAAAAGAAAAAGACCACCGAACAATGACAGACTTCACTAATTTGATTCGGCAAGAATTCCAATACCTCAGTTATGCACCAATTGTTTTCGTTTCAGCAAAGACAAAGCAACGCTTAAATCAATTACCTGGATTAATCGAAGAAGTATATCAACATCATCGTCAACGGATTCAATCGGCCGTCTTGAACGATGTTTTAATGGATGCAATTGCTGCAAATCCTACTCCAACACAAAATGGTCGGCGTTTACGAGTATACTATGGAACACAGGTTGCAACCGAACCACCAACATTTGTTATCTTTGTCAATGATCCGGAGTTAATGCACTTTTCTTATGAGCGTTATTTGGAAAATCAAATTCGGAAAGCCTTTGACTTTTCTGGTACACCTATCCATTTAATCAAGCGTCAACGGCAGTAA
- a CDS encoding HU family DNA-binding protein: MANKAELVSNVATATGLTKKDATAAVDAVFSSIQASLAKGEKVQLIGFGNFEVRQRAARKGRNPQTGEEINIPASKVPAFKPGKALKDAVK; the protein is encoded by the coding sequence ATGGCAAACAAAGCAGAATTAGTAAGCAATGTTGCTACTGCAACTGGCTTAACCAAGAAGGATGCTACTGCAGCTGTAGATGCTGTTTTCAGTTCAATTCAAGCATCTTTAGCTAAGGGTGAAAAGGTTCAATTGATCGGCTTCGGTAACTTCGAAGTACGTCAACGTGCTGCACGTAAGGGCCGCAACCCACAAACTGGAGAAGAAATCAACATTCCTGCAAGCAAGGTACCAGCATTCAAGCCTGGTAAAGCTTTAAAGGACGCTGTTAAGTAA
- a CDS encoding IS30 family transposase produces MTSKHLTTRELTLIADFWYQGTKAYRAAKLLQRSQETIYRVYRFLNDGKTIDQYLQTYQHHKRRCGRKQTQLPTIEVNYIHAQIKAGWTPDTIIGRHEHPISCSMRTLYRMFARNQYGFSVKQLPMKGKRHPNGYVERRGKAGQLGRSIYQRYRDFPHYQHEFGHFEADTVQGKAHRGAVMTLVERQSKVMIVLNIHHKTDEAVNCQLDQWLAKLPRHFVKSITFDNGKEFAGWREIANKYDLHTYFAEVGAPNQRGLNENNNGLLRRDGLSKKLDFRDLPDELVTQLMHRRNNIPRKSLNYRTPLEVFLSHVTEEQLSPFF; encoded by the coding sequence ATGACCTCTAAACATCTTACCACACGTGAATTAACTCTCATAGCTGATTTTTGGTATCAAGGTACTAAAGCTTATCGGGCTGCTAAATTACTTCAGCGTAGTCAAGAAACCATCTATCGTGTTTATCGTTTCCTCAATGACGGTAAAACCATCGACCAATATCTTCAGACTTATCAGCATCATAAGCGTCGTTGTGGTCGGAAGCAGACCCAACTGCCAACTATCGAAGTTAACTATATCCATGCGCAAATCAAGGCGGGTTGGACTCCTGATACTATTATTGGTCGTCATGAACACCCAATTAGCTGCAGTATGCGCACCCTTTATCGCATGTTTGCCCGCAATCAGTATGGCTTTTCCGTTAAACAGCTACCGATGAAAGGAAAACGCCATCCCAATGGCTATGTGGAACGTCGTGGTAAAGCTGGCCAATTAGGACGCAGTATCTATCAACGATATCGTGATTTTCCGCATTACCAACATGAATTTGGGCACTTTGAAGCTGATACAGTTCAAGGTAAAGCTCACCGCGGAGCGGTAATGACGCTAGTAGAGCGACAATCCAAAGTAATGATTGTCCTTAATATTCATCATAAAACAGACGAAGCAGTGAATTGCCAGCTTGATCAATGGCTCGCTAAATTGCCACGTCACTTTGTTAAATCAATTACTTTTGATAACGGGAAAGAATTTGCTGGATGGCGAGAAATAGCCAATAAGTATGATCTTCACACCTATTTTGCGGAAGTCGGTGCTCCCAATCAACGAGGGCTAAACGAAAATAATAACGGCCTCTTGCGTCGTGATGGTCTTAGTAAAAAGCTAGATTTTCGCGATTTACCAGACGAACTAGTCACTCAGCTAATGCATCGTCGCAACAATATCCCACGAAAATCTCTTAATTATCGTACACCATTAGAAGTATTCTTGAGTCATGTCACAGAAGAACAACTTTCACCTTTTTTCTAA
- a CDS encoding tetratricopeptide repeat protein has protein sequence MTYSEQMLDQLEAGKLKEAQNSFKIALINDDDDMLFSLAEELYALGFLQQARTIYLKLLDRYPDEDELKTNLATIAIDEGHNDEALSYLAQIKPNSPAYVQSLLVAADLYQTEEEFEVTEEKLKEAYALAPDEPAIEFALGEFYFIVGQYSEAIQYYFQLIKNGYTDFAKVDIAGRLGICYAQSGQFKKALGYFNQVKPEYQTSDIRFQKGLTQLQLGDTEKAIKTLEDLINDDNQYASAYPELAKAYEKENKYQQALRVVQEGLSVDQYNEYLYSLAAEITSHLGDQKLMKKYLVKAHELAPENMTITLQYSNFLLHQHDDEANIKLLSPLVKEDETDPQLYWNLARSYQRTDQLELAGKYYEAALPAYSENPTFLKELINYYRETGETDKLMDELEHYLRLVPTDTEMQDLYDQYEDYK, from the coding sequence ATGACCTACTCAGAACAAATGCTTGATCAATTAGAAGCAGGAAAATTAAAAGAAGCCCAAAACTCATTTAAAATCGCACTAATTAATGATGATGATGATATGTTATTTAGCCTTGCGGAGGAATTATATGCATTGGGCTTTCTTCAACAGGCACGAACGATTTACTTAAAATTATTAGATCGTTATCCCGATGAAGATGAGTTAAAGACTAATTTAGCGACGATTGCAATTGATGAAGGACATAATGACGAAGCTTTATCATACTTAGCCCAGATTAAGCCGAACTCGCCAGCTTATGTTCAATCATTACTGGTTGCCGCTGATTTATATCAAACCGAAGAAGAATTTGAAGTGACGGAGGAAAAGTTAAAAGAAGCTTACGCATTAGCTCCCGATGAACCAGCTATTGAATTTGCGCTTGGTGAATTTTACTTTATAGTTGGCCAATATTCTGAAGCAATTCAATATTACTTCCAATTAATTAAAAATGGATATACTGACTTTGCAAAAGTTGATATTGCGGGACGTCTAGGAATTTGTTACGCTCAGAGCGGTCAGTTTAAGAAGGCTTTAGGCTATTTCAATCAGGTTAAACCGGAATACCAGACTAGTGATATTCGTTTCCAAAAGGGACTGACCCAACTTCAATTAGGGGATACTGAAAAGGCAATCAAAACTTTAGAGGATCTAATCAACGATGATAACCAATATGCATCTGCTTATCCTGAATTAGCAAAGGCGTATGAAAAAGAAAATAAATATCAGCAAGCATTACGGGTTGTCCAAGAAGGGCTTAGTGTTGATCAATACAATGAATACCTTTATTCGCTAGCGGCTGAAATTACCAGTCATCTTGGCGATCAAAAGTTAATGAAGAAATACTTGGTAAAGGCACATGAACTTGCTCCAGAGAATATGACGATTACTTTGCAATATAGTAATTTCTTGCTTCACCAACATGATGATGAGGCAAATATTAAGCTTCTGAGTCCGTTGGTAAAAGAAGATGAAACTGATCCACAATTATATTGGAATCTAGCGCGGTCATATCAGCGAACTGATCAACTTGAATTAGCCGGAAAATATTATGAAGCTGCTTTACCGGCGTATAGTGAAAATCCAACATTCTTAAAAGAATTAATTAATTACTACCGCGAGACTGGTGAAACTGATAAGCTAATGGATGAATTGGAACACTATCTTCGGTTAGTCCCAACAGACACTGAAATGCAAGATCTCTATGACCAATATGAAGATTATAAATAA
- a CDS encoding CCA tRNA nucleotidyltransferase, which translates to MKIKQLPAIFEPARPVLQKIEEAGYEAYFVGGCVRDTILHDEIHDIDIATSAYPSEIKAIFNHTVDTGIEHGTVMILDHGTGYETTTFRTESGYQDYRRPDKVTFVRSLSEDLQRRDFTINALALREDGEVIDLFDGLEDMQKHLIKAVGNPNERFHEDALRMMRAVRFASKLDFVIDTATLKGIKENAPLLEKIAVERIRVELEKLLLGQNPVAGLKDFIATGLYQYCPGLENAQAALSALLILNQWHLENEAQLWSVLSLQLQLDQKEIGKFLKKWKTANDLIAQVKKVVPAVQAIRQRALTPTLMFNTGETALHDANQVAKLYGWAIDDEELQKAYQKLPIKNAKELAIDGRVLITKAGVKPGPLMGKILQQLTLAVVNGGIANDATVLLEKVEEITKEG; encoded by the coding sequence ATGAAAATAAAACAATTACCAGCTATATTTGAACCAGCACGCCCTGTTTTACAAAAAATAGAGGAGGCTGGCTACGAAGCATATTTTGTTGGCGGTTGTGTCCGTGACACTATCTTACATGACGAGATTCATGATATAGATATAGCAACGAGTGCTTACCCTAGTGAAATAAAGGCGATTTTTAACCATACTGTTGATACCGGAATTGAACATGGTACAGTTATGATTCTTGACCATGGAACGGGATATGAAACAACTACTTTTAGAACCGAGTCAGGTTACCAAGACTATCGCCGTCCTGATAAGGTGACTTTTGTTCGTTCATTAAGTGAAGATCTCCAACGTCGAGACTTCACAATTAACGCCCTCGCCTTACGTGAAGATGGGGAAGTTATTGACCTATTTGACGGACTAGAGGACATGCAAAAGCATCTTATTAAAGCGGTCGGTAACCCTAATGAACGTTTTCATGAAGATGCTTTACGGATGATGCGGGCTGTGCGTTTTGCAAGTAAGCTTGATTTTGTCATTGATACTGCAACGTTGAAAGGGATTAAAGAAAATGCACCATTATTAGAAAAAATTGCAGTTGAACGAATCCGGGTTGAGCTAGAAAAACTATTATTGGGCCAAAATCCAGTAGCGGGCTTAAAAGATTTTATTGCAACTGGTTTGTACCAATATTGTCCAGGATTGGAAAATGCGCAAGCTGCTTTGTCGGCTTTATTAATCCTTAACCAATGGCATTTGGAGAATGAGGCTCAATTGTGGTCAGTTCTAAGCTTACAACTCCAGCTTGATCAAAAAGAAATTGGTAAATTCTTAAAGAAGTGGAAGACAGCAAATGATTTAATTGCGCAGGTCAAAAAAGTAGTTCCAGCAGTCCAAGCAATTCGTCAACGTGCGCTTACACCAACACTAATGTTTAATACCGGTGAAACAGCCCTCCATGATGCTAACCAAGTAGCTAAGTTATATGGATGGGCAATTGATGATGAAGAATTGCAAAAAGCTTATCAAAAATTACCAATTAAAAACGCTAAAGAATTAGCAATTGATGGTCGAGTATTAATTACCAAAGCGGGGGTAAAACCGGGACCATTGATGGGAAAGATTCTTCAACAATTAACGCTGGCAGTGGTAAATGGTGGGATAGCTAACGATGCAACAGTCTTATTAGAAAAAGTAGAAGAGATAACGAAAGAGGGATAA
- a CDS encoding ABC-F family ATP-binding cassette domain-containing protein: protein MQTMRAEGLTSTYGEKTLFDDISFIINENDRIGLIGVNGSGKTSLLNVISGEVNPEGGGQITKPNDYTIGYLKQQPELDENKTIMEAVFEGKQPVFETIRQYELALERFTKHPEDPQAIDRYTKMQARMDQEDAWEADSRVKTILTQLKIKDVSQKIAQLSGGQKKRVGLAQVLIQQPDLLLLDEPTNHLDLDSVVWLQDFLRSYKGAVLVVTHDRYFLDQITNHIWELSFGKLYHYEGNYQDFVAKKAERVELAKDTEKKNQQLYKKELAWMRTGAKARSTKQKGRINRFHELEGKIGNLKTDEDIAINLGSQRLGKDVIQFKAANLKFDHHQILHDFNWLVQAGDRIGITGENGAGKTSLLNVIAQRVPLDNGVLKIGETVKLGYYTQQTEGIDNDKRMISFLSEIADNVTDKDGNKLSVTQLLERFLFPRFMHGTLIRKLSGGEKRRLYLLKILMQQPNVLLLDEPTNDLDIGTLTVLEDYLDNFAGTVITVSHDRYFLDKVADNLLVFNGNGDIERYTGRFTDYLTAKKEEADKDKELKNDQKALAKKQVSEQKPAKKEKTKLTYAEQLEWDHIDEELDALDQQHQQLENEMAEAASDYTKLAKLQKQLNEVQEKIDEKTARWEYLSTYVDE, encoded by the coding sequence ATGCAAACAATGCGTGCAGAGGGTCTAACCAGCACATACGGTGAGAAGACCTTATTTGATGATATTTCGTTTATTATTAATGAAAATGATCGAATTGGACTGATTGGTGTTAATGGAAGTGGAAAAACCAGTCTTCTTAACGTAATTAGTGGGGAAGTAAATCCAGAAGGCGGCGGACAGATCACTAAGCCTAATGATTACACGATCGGTTATTTAAAACAGCAGCCTGAACTTGATGAAAACAAAACAATCATGGAAGCTGTTTTTGAAGGTAAACAACCAGTCTTTGAAACAATTCGTCAATATGAGCTGGCTCTTGAACGCTTTACAAAGCACCCAGAAGATCCACAAGCAATCGACCGTTACACAAAAATGCAGGCACGGATGGACCAAGAAGATGCATGGGAAGCAGATAGTCGGGTGAAGACGATTCTGACCCAGTTAAAGATAAAAGATGTAAGTCAAAAGATTGCTCAACTTTCTGGAGGACAAAAGAAACGGGTTGGGTTAGCGCAAGTCTTAATTCAACAGCCAGACCTCTTATTGCTCGATGAACCGACTAACCACTTAGACCTTGATTCGGTAGTTTGGCTCCAGGATTTCCTTCGCAGTTATAAGGGTGCTGTCCTCGTTGTTACCCATGATCGGTACTTCCTTGATCAAATTACAAATCATATCTGGGAGCTATCTTTTGGTAAACTTTATCACTACGAGGGAAATTATCAGGACTTTGTAGCAAAAAAGGCGGAACGAGTAGAGTTAGCTAAAGATACTGAGAAAAAGAATCAACAGCTATATAAAAAAGAATTAGCCTGGATGCGGACAGGTGCAAAAGCCCGTTCCACAAAACAAAAAGGGCGAATCAATCGGTTCCACGAATTAGAAGGGAAAATCGGTAATCTTAAAACTGATGAAGATATTGCCATTAATCTTGGATCACAACGTCTAGGGAAAGATGTTATTCAATTTAAGGCTGCCAACTTAAAATTTGATCATCATCAAATTCTTCATGACTTCAATTGGCTTGTTCAGGCCGGTGATCGAATTGGAATTACTGGTGAAAATGGAGCGGGGAAGACGAGTTTATTAAACGTGATTGCCCAACGTGTCCCATTAGATAATGGTGTCCTTAAGATTGGAGAAACCGTTAAGTTAGGATATTATACCCAGCAAACAGAAGGAATTGATAATGACAAGCGGATGATTAGTTTCTTATCTGAAATTGCAGATAATGTTACTGATAAGGATGGCAACAAGCTTAGCGTTACCCAGTTATTAGAACGTTTCTTATTCCCTCGTTTTATGCATGGTACTTTGATCAGAAAGCTTTCCGGGGGTGAAAAGCGACGATTATACCTCTTAAAGATTTTAATGCAGCAGCCCAATGTCCTATTGCTTGATGAACCAACCAATGACCTTGATATTGGTACGTTAACAGTCCTTGAAGATTATCTAGATAATTTTGCGGGAACAGTAATTACGGTTTCTCATGACCGCTATTTCCTAGATAAAGTGGCGGACAATTTACTAGTTTTCAATGGAAATGGAGATATCGAGCGTTATACGGGACGGTTTACAGATTATTTAACTGCTAAAAAGGAAGAAGCAGATAAGGACAAAGAACTTAAAAATGATCAAAAAGCCCTTGCTAAAAAGCAGGTAAGTGAGCAAAAACCAGCTAAGAAAGAAAAAACAAAACTTACTTATGCTGAACAACTCGAGTGGGATCATATTGATGAAGAATTAGATGCCCTTGATCAACAGCATCAGCAATTAGAAAATGAAATGGCCGAAGCAGCAAGTGATTATACGAAACTTGCTAAGTTACAAAAGCAACTAAATGAAGTCCAAGAAAAAATTGATGAGAAGACAGCTCGTTGGGAGTATTTAAGCACATACGTCGATGAGTAA
- a CDS encoding thymidylate synthase: MTTNVNEEQYLDLIRYVLANGHQKGDRTGTGTKSVFGYQMRFDLSKGFPILTTKKVPFGLIKSELLWFLRGDTNIRFLLQHKNHIWDEWAFKKWVESDEYQGPDMTDFGHRWLKDPEFKKLYLQEKKDFCQRILEDDDFAQKYGDLGLVYGSQWRKWKTSQGDTIDQIANVIHQIKTTPDSRRMIVSAWNPEDVPSMALPPCHTMFQFYVNDGKLSCQLYQRSADIFLGVPFNIASYALLTHMIAHQCGLEPGEFVHTLGDAHIYLNHLDQVKEQLTRMPHEAPKLILPAEPKPIDQYEMTEIKLEGYTHEPAIKAPVAV; encoded by the coding sequence ATGACGACAAATGTAAATGAAGAGCAATATTTAGATTTAATTCGTTATGTATTAGCGAATGGACATCAAAAGGGTGATCGGACAGGGACAGGTACTAAATCTGTTTTCGGATATCAGATGCGATTTGACCTAAGTAAAGGTTTTCCTATTTTAACTACCAAGAAAGTTCCATTTGGCTTGATTAAGAGTGAATTACTATGGTTTTTACGAGGTGACACTAATATTCGCTTCTTACTTCAACACAAGAATCATATTTGGGATGAATGGGCATTTAAGAAGTGGGTGGAAAGTGATGAATATCAAGGTCCAGATATGACGGACTTTGGTCACCGTTGGCTTAAAGATCCAGAGTTTAAGAAACTCTATCTCCAAGAAAAGAAGGATTTTTGTCAGCGAATTCTTGAAGATGATGATTTTGCTCAAAAATATGGCGACTTAGGCCTTGTTTATGGAAGTCAGTGGCGAAAATGGAAGACGAGTCAAGGTGACACAATTGATCAAATCGCTAACGTTATCCATCAGATTAAAACTACTCCAGATTCACGACGGATGATTGTTTCAGCTTGGAATCCAGAAGATGTTCCTTCAATGGCTCTTCCTCCATGTCATACAATGTTCCAATTTTATGTTAATGATGGAAAACTTAGCTGTCAGCTCTATCAACGAAGTGCCGACATCTTTTTAGGTGTGCCATTCAATATCGCTAGTTATGCCTTATTGACGCATATGATTGCTCATCAATGTGGTCTAGAACCTGGCGAGTTTGTTCATACATTAGGGGATGCTCACATTTATCTGAACCATCTTGATCAAGTTAAAGAACAACTGACAAGAATGCCTCATGAAGCTCCTAAATTGATTTTACCTGCTGAACCAAAACCAATCGATCAATATGAAATGACTGAGATTAAGTTAGAAGGTTATACTCATGAGCCTGCAATTAAGGCTCCCGTAGCAGTTTAA
- a CDS encoding dihydrofolate reductase, producing MSELNLIWAEDLNGWIGKDNTIPWHVSADMKHFKTKTTGHPIIMGRKTFTSLGNKPLPKRENIVLTNQNIDVEGVKVVHSLVAFKEYLKSNPDEYFVIGGATIYQQLLPMATKLTRTVINKQIVGDTKMPTIDYDRWHLVNYNNYEKDDQLICRFEEWELNV from the coding sequence ATGAGTGAGCTGAATTTAATTTGGGCGGAAGATTTGAATGGTTGGATTGGCAAAGATAATACAATTCCGTGGCATGTTTCTGCTGATATGAAGCATTTTAAGACAAAAACTACTGGTCACCCGATTATAATGGGACGAAAAACTTTTACCTCGCTTGGCAATAAACCGTTGCCTAAGCGGGAAAATATTGTGCTTACCAATCAGAACATAGATGTTGAAGGAGTTAAGGTCGTTCATTCTTTAGTTGCCTTTAAAGAATATCTTAAATCAAACCCAGATGAATATTTTGTAATTGGAGGGGCAACCATCTATCAACAATTACTCCCAATGGCGACAAAGTTAACACGCACGGTAATAAATAAGCAAATTGTTGGGGATACAAAAATGCCAACGATCGATTATGACCGTTGGCACTTAGTAAATTACAATAATTATGAAAAAGATGACCAGCTAATTTGTCGTTTTGAAGAGTGGGAACTAAACGTATAA
- a CDS encoding hemolysin III family protein: MNSQKETRDRRTLLIEIGNAITHGIGAGLSIAGLILLIIRAVHTGSPMRIVTFTIYGSALILFYLSSTLFHALIFTRAKRVFQILDHSMIFVLIAATYTPYCLVSIRGWLGWTIFGVIWGLSVIGIVYKCIWLKHKSKYSTIIYILMGWLCLVAFMPLWRALGPVGFGLLLLGGLSFTLGALFYSRPTAYTHLIWHIFVLLGTILMYFSILLYV, encoded by the coding sequence ATGAATTCACAAAAAGAGACAAGAGATCGTCGTACTTTGTTAATAGAAATCGGTAATGCCATTACTCATGGGATCGGAGCAGGATTATCAATTGCCGGCTTGATCTTATTAATTATCAGAGCCGTTCATACTGGTAGTCCCATGCGAATTGTTACCTTTACTATTTACGGAAGTGCTTTAATTCTTTTTTACCTTTCGTCAACCTTATTTCACGCCTTAATCTTTACACGGGCTAAACGGGTCTTTCAAATTCTCGACCATTCAATGATCTTTGTGCTTATTGCAGCCACTTACACCCCCTATTGCTTGGTTAGTATCCGTGGCTGGTTAGGCTGGACAATTTTCGGTGTGATTTGGGGTCTCTCCGTTATTGGGATCGTGTATAAATGTATTTGGTTAAAACATAAAAGTAAATATTCAACCATTATTTACATTCTTATGGGCTGGCTATGTCTAGTCGCTTTCATGCCTCTCTGGCGTGCACTTGGTCCAGTTGGCTTCGGCTTGCTCCTACTAGGAGGACTCTCCTTTACACTTGGTGCCCTCTTCTATAGTCGGCCAACTGCATATACCCATTTAATTTGGCATATCTTTGTCCTCCTTGGAACAATATTAATGTATTTCTCAATTCTTTTATACGTTTAG
- a CDS encoding DegV family protein: MAKIKIVCDSSAGLTDEEIKKYDITIIPLSVMIDGTVYVERETITNEQFPEMMKNAKSLPKTSQPPIGKFVDAFDKLGEDGSEVLCVTMMESISGTVHAAEQAAGMTKTKVTVYDSQSTDQVMGFEIIEAAQVIEDGGSVEDAIAKMKEVLSKSELYLAIDNLDNLVAGGRISKFAGAISNLLNIKVMLHVYDGQIHIESKSRGIKSMHKEWDKILDEMVRGPKVKRIGISHVDAGKEVERLLAKLKELYPEIEVTVRETVPIIATHTGMGACCLLYYTE, encoded by the coding sequence ATGGCAAAGATAAAAATTGTTTGTGACTCATCAGCAGGATTAACTGATGAAGAAATTAAAAAATATGACATTACAATTATACCATTAAGTGTAATGATTGATGGGACGGTATACGTTGAGCGTGAAACAATTACAAACGAACAGTTCCCTGAAATGATGAAGAATGCTAAGTCACTACCAAAGACTTCCCAGCCACCAATTGGGAAGTTTGTAGATGCCTTTGATAAGCTAGGTGAAGATGGTAGCGAAGTATTATGCGTTACAATGATGGAATCAATTAGTGGGACCGTCCATGCGGCTGAACAAGCGGCTGGAATGACAAAGACAAAAGTTACAGTCTACGATTCCCAGTCAACCGACCAAGTAATGGGCTTCGAAATAATTGAAGCCGCCCAAGTGATTGAAGACGGTGGCAGCGTTGAGGATGCAATTGCTAAGATGAAAGAAGTACTTAGTAAATCTGAACTTTACTTGGCAATTGATAACCTTGATAATTTAGTTGCTGGTGGACGAATCAGTAAATTTGCTGGTGCTATTTCTAATCTATTAAACATTAAAGTTATGCTCCATGTGTATGATGGTCAGATTCATATTGAATCAAAAAGCCGGGGTATTAAATCAATGCATAAAGAATGGGATAAGATTTTAGATGAGATGGTACGAGGACCAAAAGTTAAGCGAATTGGAATTTCTCATGTCGATGCTGGCAAAGAAGTAGAACGCTTATTAGCAAAACTAAAAGAACTTTATCCAGAAATCGAGGTTACTGTTCGAGAAACAGTGCCAATTATTGCAACCCACACTGGAATGGGTGCTTGTTGTTTGCTATACTATACGGAATAA